A single region of the Kocuria rosea genome encodes:
- a CDS encoding LacI family DNA-binding transcriptional regulator, protein MKRTTLSQVAAQAGVSKGTVSKVLNGRPDVGEDTRERVRAAVADLGYTGSAARRPRTAIVLVFDTLESNYSLQVMAGAVDACGRAEADLMLSTLPSLEQGDVSPFSEDWFARCGRTGETAVIAVTTPLTAEQVAAAAHAQVPLVAIDPVNSLPSTVPSIGSTNWAGGHEATTHLLGLGHRRIGHLSGAGGSVPARERLAGYRSALEDAGVPHDPGLVTGGGFSYEAGFAGAQELLELEDPPTALFAASDEAALGAFEAARQAGLRVPEDLSVVGFDDTLLARWASPKLTTVRQPLHAMGEMAVERAITLLAGGSRRVHPLQLQTSLVERSSTAAPRGAADGVVTPG, encoded by the coding sequence ATGAAGAGAACCACGCTGAGCCAGGTGGCCGCCCAGGCCGGCGTCTCCAAGGGCACGGTCTCCAAGGTGCTCAACGGACGCCCCGACGTGGGGGAGGACACGCGGGAGCGGGTCCGGGCCGCGGTCGCCGACCTCGGCTACACGGGCTCGGCCGCCCGCCGGCCCCGGACGGCCATCGTGCTCGTCTTCGACACCCTCGAGAGCAACTACTCCCTCCAGGTGATGGCCGGCGCCGTGGACGCCTGCGGCCGCGCCGAGGCCGACCTCATGCTGAGCACGCTGCCGAGCCTCGAGCAGGGCGACGTCTCCCCGTTCTCCGAGGACTGGTTCGCCCGCTGCGGCCGCACGGGCGAGACCGCGGTCATCGCCGTGACCACCCCGCTGACCGCGGAGCAGGTGGCCGCCGCGGCCCACGCGCAGGTCCCGCTGGTGGCCATCGACCCCGTGAACAGCCTGCCGTCCACGGTTCCCAGCATCGGCTCCACCAACTGGGCCGGCGGGCACGAGGCCACCACCCACCTCCTGGGGCTCGGGCACCGCCGGATCGGCCACCTCAGCGGCGCCGGGGGCTCGGTCCCGGCGCGCGAGCGCCTGGCCGGCTACCGCAGCGCCCTGGAGGACGCCGGGGTGCCGCACGACCCCGGCCTCGTGACGGGCGGCGGGTTCAGCTACGAGGCGGGCTTCGCCGGCGCCCAGGAGCTGCTCGAGCTCGAGGACCCGCCCACGGCCCTGTTCGCGGCCTCCGACGAGGCCGCCCTCGGCGCCTTCGAGGCCGCCCGGCAGGCGGGGCTGCGGGTGCCCGAGGACCTCAGCGTGGTCGGCTTCGACGACACGCTGCTCGCGCGCTGGGCCTCGCCCAAGCTGACCACGGTGCGCCAGCCCCTGCACGCCATGGGCGAGATGGCCGTCGAGCGCGCGATCACCCTGCTGGCCGGCGGGTCCCGCCGGGTCCACCCGCTCCAGCTCCAGACCTCGCTCGTCGAGCGCTCCTCCACCGCCGCGCCCCGGGGCGCGGCGGACGGGGTGGTCACTCCCGGATGA